The Candidatus Methanomethylicota archaeon genomic interval AATTCACTCTTACCGATAGGGGGTGGATGGCTTATAGGCTTCTCATGGATGGTAAGGAGAGGATTTCAGAATTAAAATACTATTCTAGAATCCCCATCCCCCTAAAAGTTAGATCCAAACTTTCCACAATTCTATTTCCAAGATGGCTACTCTTCTCACTCTATGAGGGGAAAATCCTAAGATTAATAATCCCCATAATAGTTTTAGCCTTCGGCTTCTTCACATGCTACTGGACTAACATTGAATTATGCCTATTCTCAGCTTCATACAAACCTCTACAATGGCCCATATATACTGGTTTAAGATTCCTAGCCTCATGGCTTATAGTTTACTTTGCCTTCGACATCCTCCCACTCCTAATTCATGGTAGGGTTGGCGGTAGAGGTATACTATTCTTCGGTTTATCCATAGCCACAATCCCACTAACCATAATACCATACATAATGATCTCCAATTTAAACTTCACAATTCAAGGAATCCTAATAATTGCCCTACAATTCTCCTCATGCCTCCTAGCCTCCAGCACAGTTTCAGCTGCTAAGGGACTTGGTTTAGAGAGAGCCTTCCTCCTCACAGTGCTCATCGTATACCTGAATTTGACGTTAAATGTTGTTTTCAGGTTTTAGCAATCTCCTTTAAAGCCAACTCCATTATAACCCTATAATCCAACTCCCCCAACACTTCCCCATTTGCCGATAAAACCCATACGGTGTCCACCCCCCTCCTAACCATCTCCCTAGCCGCATCAGTTACCGTGGCATCCTCCGGTATTGTGGCTGGAGGCTCCGCAAAATCTATTGCCCTAACCCCCAAAACCTCCCTAAACTCCACCTCCAACTCCTCCGCCAAATCCTTCAGCTCCCTCGTCTTTAAGAGTATCCACTTCAATATCTTATGTATCGTGATCATCCCAATAGGTTTCCCATCCCTACATAATAGGTACGTGTGTCTCCCTGGACTATACGTGGCCATCTCCATAACCTTCCATATTGGGGTTTCAGCATCTATTACATTGGATACTGGCCTCATATACTTTGCAACTTCCTCTCCCCTCAATTCCTGCAACTTCTCAGTTTCCTCGCTCAAAACCTTACACCAATACTTTTATTTTGTTGACTGTTATTAAATGTTTCCGGGATTTCATGGTTGAGTTAATAAGGATTCTCCGCGGGAAGCTTGGTGCACTGATAATTTCACCATTAGCCTCAGCGGTCTTTGGCTTTGTCCTCGGATTTGATTCCAAGCAGATCATTGCCCTATCACTATTCGTTGTAACAGTTCTCGGAGCCCTCCTATACTGGGAGTATAAGCTTATAATCTCACTTTTCAGCATCTCACTACTCTTAGGGTTTGGAGTCATTGATGTGGAAACATTCATCGAGTCTGCAGAGTTCAATATAATCCTCTTCCTTGTCGCCGTCAGCGTCCTCGTAGCCCCACTTAAACGCGTGGGATTCTTCAAATGGTTCTCCATGATCATACTTAAGCTATGCAACTTCAGTTTTAAGTGGTTTATGGTTATTATGGCGTTTTCCTCAATGATCTTCGCATGCCTCATGGATGAAGTTTCCTCAATAATCTTCATGTCCACCATAGTCTTAGAATTTGCAGAATTTTTCAACTTTAATCCAGTTCCCTTCATACTTCTCATCATAATGGCCACCAATATTGGTAGTAGTGGCACTGCTCTAGGTAATCCCGTGGGATTACTCTTGGCTTTCGAAGCTAAGCTCAGCTTCTCAGAATTCTTGAGGTGGAGCTTCCCAATAGGTCTCCTATCAGTCTTCATCCTCTGCATCTATTTCATGAGGGAGAGGGGGACATATGTGATTGAAGCTCAAAGCTCAGTGAA includes:
- a CDS encoding CBS domain-containing protein — translated: MSEETEKLQELRGEEVAKYMRPVSNVIDAETPIWKVMEMATYSPGRHTYLLCRDGKPIGMITIHKILKWILLKTRELKDLAEELEVEFREVLGVRAIDFAEPPATIPEDATVTDAAREMVRRGVDTVWVLSANGEVLGELDYRVIMELALKEIAKT
- a CDS encoding helix-turn-helix domain-containing protein — translated: MSSDEEISALYQVLGNPVRRKIIEVLGSRGGASLRELMESLNASSGSVYYNIELLGDLVKRDVGGKFTLTDRGWMAYRLLMDGKERISELKYYSRIPIPLKVRSKLSTILFPRWLLFSLYEGKILRLIIPIIVLAFGFFTCYWTNIELCLFSASYKPLQWPIYTGLRFLASWLIVYFAFDILPLLIHGRVGGRGILFFGLSIATIPLTIIPYIMISNLNFTIQGILIIALQFSSCLLASSTVSAAKGLGLERAFLLTVLIVYLNLTLNVVFRF